One stretch of Pseudomonas azotoformans DNA includes these proteins:
- a CDS encoding DUF2868 domain-containing protein, whose amino-acid sequence MTPLHTLWLTETVRLREEHAGPLEDLEANRLARSAGGDLPTRIQQRALHLAERDGLKTALTRWLQGARLALVLLVVIAVISGAGLAFAALGNGLSPVNVFWALGSLLGLNLILLISWALGLLFAGEHSASLGRLWLWLSEKLARDAKAAQLAPALLLLLQRQKLNRWAVGVLVNSLWLLALLSALVILLTLLATRRYGFVWETTILGADTFVAVTQALGTLPALLGFNVPSVEMIRASGDSALNIESARQAWAAWLVGVLLVYGLLPRLILALLCLWRWKRGRAALHLDLNLPGYSQLRERLMPSSERLGVNDAAPEQLHHVSGGVSELQSDGALLVAIELDDQHSWPPKLPHNVKNAGILDSRESRNKLLEQLTRFPPARLAIACDPRRSPDRGSLALIAELARSATATRVWLLQAPPGQALDAERLGDWHAALQQLELPFADCAPLNWLETGHD is encoded by the coding sequence GTGACTCCTCTGCACACTCTCTGGCTGACAGAAACCGTGCGCCTGCGTGAAGAACACGCCGGCCCCCTGGAAGACCTGGAAGCCAATCGCCTGGCCCGCTCGGCAGGGGGCGATCTGCCGACGCGTATCCAGCAGCGTGCCCTGCACCTGGCCGAGCGCGATGGGCTCAAGACCGCCCTCACCCGCTGGTTGCAAGGTGCACGCCTGGCGCTGGTGCTGCTGGTGGTCATCGCCGTGATCAGCGGCGCGGGCCTGGCCTTTGCCGCGCTGGGCAACGGGCTGAGCCCGGTGAATGTGTTCTGGGCCTTGGGCAGCTTGCTCGGCTTGAACCTGATCCTGCTGATCAGTTGGGCGTTGGGCCTGCTGTTTGCCGGCGAACACAGCGCCAGCCTCGGGCGACTGTGGTTATGGCTCAGTGAGAAGCTTGCCCGTGACGCCAAGGCTGCGCAGTTGGCGCCCGCGCTCCTGCTATTGCTGCAACGCCAGAAACTCAATCGCTGGGCTGTGGGTGTGCTGGTCAATAGCCTGTGGTTGTTGGCGTTGCTCAGCGCCCTGGTGATTCTTCTTACGCTACTTGCCACCCGCCGCTACGGCTTCGTGTGGGAAACCACCATCCTCGGCGCCGACACCTTCGTCGCCGTGACCCAGGCCCTCGGCACCCTGCCCGCCCTGCTGGGCTTCAATGTACCGAGCGTCGAGATGATCCGTGCCAGCGGCGATTCCGCGCTGAATATCGAAAGCGCCCGCCAAGCCTGGGCCGCCTGGCTGGTGGGCGTGCTGCTGGTCTATGGCCTGTTGCCCCGCTTAATCCTCGCCCTGCTGTGCTTATGGCGCTGGAAGCGTGGGCGCGCCGCGCTGCACCTGGACCTCAACCTGCCCGGCTACAGCCAATTGCGCGAACGCCTGATGCCGAGCAGCGAGCGCCTTGGGGTCAATGATGCGGCGCCCGAACAACTGCATCACGTCAGCGGCGGCGTCAGCGAACTGCAAAGCGACGGCGCGCTACTGGTCGCCATCGAACTGGACGACCAGCACTCCTGGCCGCCCAAACTGCCGCACAACGTGAAGAACGCCGGCATCCTCGACAGCCGCGAATCACGCAACAAACTGCTGGAGCAACTCACGCGTTTTCCGCCCGCCCGCCTGGCCATCGCCTGCGACCCGCGTCGCTCGCCGGATCGCGGCAGCCTGGCGCTGATCGCCGAACTCGCCCGCAGCGCCACCGCCACCCGCGTGTGGTTATTGCAGGCCCCGCCCGGCCAGGCCCTGGACGCCGAACGCCTGGGCGACTGGCACGCCGCACTGCAACAGCTTGAGTTGCCCTTTGCCGACTGCGCGCCGCTGAACTGGCTGGAGACCGGTCATGACTAA
- a CDS encoding DUF3482 domain-containing protein, which yields MTKPLKLAVVGHTNVGKTSLLRTLTRDVGFGEVSHRPSTTRHVEGARLSVDGEALLELYDTPGLEDAIALLDYLERLDRPGERLDGPARLARFLEGSEARQRFEQEAKVLRQLLASDAGLYVIDAREPVLAKYRDELQVLASCGKPLLPVLNFVSSSDHREPDWREALARLGLHALVRFDSVAPPEDGERRLYESLALLLENARPQLERLILDQEAQRHARQQSAARLIAELLIDCAACRRSVVTEDEQHAIGDLRKAVRQREQKCVEALLKLFGFRPQDAAASDLPLLDGRWGDDLFNPETLKQLGVRVGGGIAAGAAAGAGVDLLVGGLTLGAAALAGAIAGGALQTARSYGSRLLGKIKGQRELTVDDSVLRLLALRQRQLLKALDLRGHAAMHSIKVDTPQDKTWREGKLPDALHKARAHPQWSSLNPHPKLSQAERQEQVEALARRLDET from the coding sequence ATGACTAAGCCCCTGAAACTCGCCGTGGTCGGCCACACCAATGTCGGCAAGACCTCGCTGCTACGCACCCTCACGCGAGACGTCGGTTTCGGCGAAGTGTCCCATCGTCCCAGCACCACACGGCATGTGGAAGGCGCGCGCTTGTCGGTCGACGGCGAAGCCTTGCTGGAGCTGTACGACACCCCCGGCCTGGAAGACGCCATCGCCTTGCTCGATTACCTGGAGCGCCTGGATCGCCCCGGCGAACGCCTCGACGGCCCGGCCCGCCTGGCGCGCTTCCTGGAAGGCAGCGAAGCGCGCCAGCGTTTCGAACAAGAGGCCAAGGTGCTGCGCCAACTGCTCGCCTCCGACGCCGGTCTGTATGTGATCGACGCCCGCGAGCCGGTACTGGCCAAGTACCGCGATGAGCTGCAAGTGCTGGCCAGCTGCGGCAAACCGTTGCTGCCGGTGCTCAACTTTGTCAGCAGCAGCGACCACCGCGAGCCGGACTGGCGCGAAGCCCTGGCCCGGCTTGGCCTGCACGCGCTGGTGCGCTTCGACAGCGTGGCACCGCCGGAAGACGGCGAACGGCGCCTGTATGAAAGCCTGGCCCTGCTGCTGGAAAACGCGCGGCCGCAATTGGAACGGCTGATCCTGGATCAAGAGGCGCAGCGTCATGCCCGTCAGCAAAGCGCCGCCCGGCTGATCGCCGAGTTGCTGATCGACTGCGCCGCCTGCCGCCGCAGTGTGGTCACCGAAGATGAGCAACACGCCATCGGCGACCTGCGCAAAGCCGTGCGCCAACGTGAACAAAAATGTGTGGAAGCGCTGCTCAAGCTGTTCGGCTTCCGCCCGCAGGATGCCGCCGCCAGTGACCTGCCGCTGCTGGACGGGCGCTGGGGCGACGACCTGTTCAACCCGGAAACCCTCAAGCAACTCGGCGTGCGGGTCGGTGGCGGGATCGCCGCAGGCGCGGCGGCGGGTGCCGGTGTGGATCTGTTGGTCGGCGGCCTGACCTTGGGCGCCGCCGCCCTGGCCGGCGCCATTGCCGGAGGCGCGCTGCAAACCGCACGCAGCTATGGCAGCCGGTTGCTGGGCAAGATCAAAGGCCAGCGCGAACTCACCGTCGACGACAGCGTATTGCGCCTGCTCGCCCTGCGCCAACGCCAGTTGCTCAAGGCCCTGGACCTGCGCGGCCATGCGGCGATGCACAGCATCAAGGTCGACACGCCCCAGGACAAAACCTGGCGCGAAGGCAAGTTGCCGGACGCGTTGCACAAAGCCCGCGCCCATCCACAATGGTCGTCGCTCAACCCTCACCCCAAGCTCAGCCAGGCCGAGCGCCAGGAACAGGTCGAAGCACTGGCCCGGCGCCTCGACGAAACCTAA
- a CDS encoding phosphonate degradation HD-domain oxygenase: protein MNPEQTIAEVFGLYEQHGTADYIGEPVSQIEHMSQAAQLAMAEGFDDEVVLAAFFHDIGHLCGEGGDNMGGYGVVSHERLGADYLRRAGFSERMAKLVEYHVQAKRYLTFSQPDYYARLSEASRRTLGYQGGVMTQEEAQAFEQDPLCEVSLRMRHWDEQAKVMHVPVLDLEVLKAKARQVLEA from the coding sequence ATGAACCCTGAGCAGACCATCGCCGAGGTCTTCGGCTTATACGAACAGCACGGCACGGCGGATTACATTGGCGAACCGGTGTCGCAGATCGAGCACATGTCCCAGGCCGCGCAGTTGGCCATGGCCGAAGGCTTCGATGATGAAGTGGTGCTGGCGGCGTTTTTCCACGATATCGGGCACTTGTGCGGCGAGGGCGGCGACAACATGGGCGGCTATGGCGTGGTCAGCCATGAGCGGCTCGGCGCCGATTACCTGCGTCGTGCAGGCTTCAGCGAGCGCATGGCCAAGCTGGTGGAATATCACGTGCAAGCCAAGCGCTACCTGACCTTCAGCCAGCCAGACTATTACGCCCGCCTGAGCGAAGCCAGCCGCCGTACGCTCGGATACCAGGGCGGTGTAATGACCCAGGAAGAAGCCCAGGCGTTTGAGCAAGACCCGCTGTGTGAGGTCAGCCTGCGCATGCGCCATTGGGACGAACAGGCCAAGGTAATGCACGTGCCGGTGCTCGACCTTGAGGTGCTCAAGGCCAAGGCGCGGCAAGTGCTGGAGGCTTAG
- a CDS encoding TIGR03364 family FAD-dependent oxidoreductase produces MTHHSDLLIIGAGILGLSHAFAAARRGLKVKVFERSATPLGASVRNFGQALVTGQPPGPMLDLARESREIWGHWAQVAGLQLKRNGSYLFARTEAEEHLLKAFCAGRAQEHGYNVELLQGSAMKDLYGGQFRHHRAALHGKDDQQLYSREAIPALINYLAQELKVEFYFSTLVRDVEPGQLHSTAGSFRGEQIIVCSGHDYQTLLAEAMAELNPSICRLQMLRARPAVNLNLQHALLTGLSCVHYGAFADLPEAAPVQTQILREAPHLHEHGIHLLISPTPHGELIIGDSHDYGSDASPFNAEQVDDWMIELAEQTLGCKIQVVERWQGVYGSRGPAPFSFLRAAPGVSAALMHTGVGMSVGPAMAERNITTLWGAA; encoded by the coding sequence ATGACACACCACAGCGATCTGCTGATCATCGGCGCCGGCATCCTCGGCCTATCCCACGCCTTTGCTGCCGCCAGGCGCGGCCTCAAGGTCAAGGTGTTCGAACGCAGCGCCACGCCCCTGGGCGCCTCGGTGCGCAACTTCGGCCAGGCGCTGGTGACCGGCCAGCCGCCGGGGCCGATGCTCGATCTGGCGCGTGAAAGCCGCGAGATTTGGGGGCACTGGGCCCAGGTCGCCGGGCTGCAACTCAAGCGCAACGGTTCCTACCTGTTCGCCCGTACCGAAGCCGAAGAGCATTTGCTGAAAGCGTTCTGCGCTGGCCGTGCGCAGGAACACGGCTACAACGTCGAGTTGCTGCAAGGCTCCGCGATGAAGGACCTGTATGGCGGCCAGTTCCGCCATCACCGCGCTGCGCTGCACGGCAAGGATGACCAGCAGCTGTATTCGCGTGAAGCGATCCCAGCGCTGATCAACTACCTGGCGCAAGAGCTGAAGGTGGAGTTCTACTTCTCCACCCTGGTGCGCGACGTTGAACCGGGCCAGTTGCACAGCACAGCGGGCAGTTTTCGCGGTGAGCAGATCATCGTGTGCTCCGGCCACGACTACCAGACCCTGCTGGCCGAAGCGATGGCCGAGCTCAACCCGAGCATCTGTCGCCTGCAAATGCTGCGCGCGCGGCCAGCGGTGAACCTGAACCTGCAACACGCCTTGCTCACCGGCTTGAGCTGCGTGCACTACGGCGCTTTCGCCGATCTCCCGGAAGCCGCGCCTGTGCAGACGCAGATCCTGCGTGAAGCGCCACACCTGCACGAGCACGGCATCCATTTGCTGATCAGCCCCACGCCCCATGGCGAACTGATCATCGGTGATTCCCATGACTACGGCAGCGATGCATCGCCGTTCAATGCCGAGCAGGTCGATGACTGGATGATCGAGTTGGCCGAGCAGACCCTGGGCTGCAAGATCCAGGTGGTGGAGCGTTGGCAGGGCGTGTACGGCTCGCGCGGGCCGGCGCCGTTTTCGTTCCTGCGGGCGGCGCCGGGTGTGAGCGCGGCGTTGATGCACACGGGTGTGGGCATGAGCGTGGGGCCGGCGATGGCCGAACGTAATATCACAACCTTGTGGGGGGCGGCGTGA
- a CDS encoding putative 2-aminoethylphosphonate ABC transporter substrate-binding protein: MFKPLALVAAVLTAFSLNAFAKTELTVYTALEAEQLKTYKKAFEQANPDVEIKWVRDSTGIITAKLLAEKDRPQADAVWGLAASSLAILDQQGMLDNYAPKDLDKIGKNYRDAANPPAWVGMDVWAATICFNTVEAEKQGLTKPVSWQDLTKPEYKGKIVMPNPASSGTGFLDVSAWLQTFGEKQGWQYMDDLHQNIGQYVHSGSKPCKLAASGEFPIGISFEYPAVQLKRQGAPLDIILPKEGLGWDIEATAVIKGTAHKDAAQKLADFSASPAAMDLYKDNFAVLAQPGIAKPQTELPADYEQRLIKNDFAWASKNRDSILTEWRKRYDGKSEKVAGQ, translated from the coding sequence ATGTTCAAGCCCCTGGCGCTGGTCGCTGCCGTACTGACTGCATTCAGCCTGAATGCCTTCGCCAAGACCGAGTTGACCGTGTACACGGCCCTCGAAGCCGAGCAATTGAAGACCTACAAAAAGGCCTTCGAACAGGCTAACCCCGACGTCGAGATCAAATGGGTGCGCGATTCCACCGGCATCATCACCGCCAAGCTGCTGGCCGAGAAAGACCGCCCGCAAGCTGACGCAGTCTGGGGCCTGGCCGCGTCCAGCCTGGCGATCCTCGACCAGCAAGGCATGCTGGACAACTACGCGCCGAAGGACCTGGACAAGATCGGCAAGAACTACCGCGACGCCGCCAACCCTCCGGCCTGGGTCGGCATGGACGTATGGGCCGCGACCATCTGCTTCAACACCGTTGAAGCAGAGAAACAGGGCCTGACCAAGCCGGTGAGCTGGCAGGACCTGACCAAGCCGGAGTACAAGGGCAAGATCGTCATGCCCAACCCGGCCTCGTCCGGCACCGGTTTCCTGGACGTCAGCGCCTGGTTGCAGACCTTCGGCGAGAAGCAGGGCTGGCAGTACATGGACGACCTGCACCAGAACATCGGCCAGTACGTTCACTCCGGCTCCAAGCCGTGCAAGCTGGCGGCTTCCGGTGAGTTCCCGATCGGCATTTCGTTTGAGTACCCGGCTGTACAGCTGAAACGCCAGGGCGCGCCACTGGACATCATCTTGCCGAAGGAAGGCTTGGGCTGGGACATCGAAGCCACCGCCGTGATCAAAGGCACCGCGCACAAGGACGCCGCGCAGAAGCTCGCCGACTTCTCCGCCAGCCCGGCGGCCATGGACCTGTACAAGGACAACTTTGCCGTGCTCGCCCAGCCGGGTATCGCCAAGCCGCAGACCGAATTGCCGGCCGACTACGAGCAGCGCTTGATCAAGAACGACTTTGCCTGGGCGTCGAAGAACCGCGACAGCATCTTGACCGAGTGGCGCAAGCGTTATGACGGCAAATCGGAGAAGGTTGCCGGTCAGTAA
- a CDS encoding putative 2-aminoethylphosphonate ABC transporter permease subunit — translation MAAVMTLPRQVSRAETGDRIFVVGGKLLWLLLLGIAVLMPLLAIFWRGFSSEAGQGGGWVAARELVTSANFHWLLGNSLKVSLSVAAIVVPLAYLFAYALQRTLIPGKVIWRGMSLLPLMAPSMLPGIALVYLFGNQGMLRGLLSENIYGFWGIVLGEVIYTFPHALMILLSALSLADARLFDAASSMGASPARAFRSITWPATRQAVFAAFCLVFTLTITDFGVPVVVGGDYQVLALEAYKAVVGQQQFGRGALIGMVLLLPALFSFGVDAWLRRRHGDSMSGRAQVFQPAPSRLRDACYLAIVLLICAVLLLVFGMAVYSSLVKFWPYNLSLSLNHYQFEDTAGGGWLAYRNSLTLALCTALIGSVLIFTGAYLMEKTKGQKGLNLALRMLSFVPMAVPGLVLGLGYVFFFNLNGNPLHVFYGTMTLLVVCTIAHYLTTAQMTATTALRQLDAEFEAAALSLKAPLYRHYLKVTVPICLPALLDIVRYLFVSAMTTVSAAIFLYSPDTILAAVAVLNMDDAGNVGGAAAMSTLILFTSAGVSLLLAWASRGALRRSQAWRQTAPGQ, via the coding sequence ATGGCCGCTGTCATGACCCTGCCACGCCAGGTTTCCCGCGCCGAAACCGGCGACAGAATTTTCGTCGTCGGCGGCAAACTGCTGTGGCTATTGCTGCTGGGCATCGCTGTCTTGATGCCGTTGCTGGCGATCTTCTGGCGGGGTTTCAGCAGCGAGGCCGGACAGGGCGGTGGCTGGGTGGCGGCACGGGAACTGGTGACCAGTGCCAATTTCCACTGGCTGTTGGGCAATAGCCTGAAAGTCTCCCTCAGTGTGGCGGCCATCGTCGTACCGCTGGCTTACCTGTTTGCCTACGCCCTGCAACGCACCTTGATTCCCGGCAAGGTGATCTGGCGCGGTATGTCGCTGCTGCCGCTGATGGCGCCGTCGATGCTGCCGGGCATTGCGTTGGTCTACCTGTTCGGTAACCAGGGCATGCTGCGTGGGTTGCTCTCTGAGAATATCTACGGTTTCTGGGGCATTGTGCTGGGGGAGGTGATCTACACCTTCCCACATGCCTTGATGATTCTACTGTCGGCGTTGTCCCTGGCGGATGCACGCCTGTTCGATGCCGCCTCCAGCATGGGCGCCAGCCCGGCCCGGGCGTTTCGCAGCATTACCTGGCCGGCCACGCGCCAGGCGGTATTCGCCGCGTTTTGCCTGGTGTTCACCCTGACCATCACCGACTTCGGCGTGCCCGTGGTGGTGGGTGGCGATTATCAGGTGCTGGCCCTGGAAGCCTACAAGGCCGTGGTCGGCCAGCAACAGTTCGGGCGCGGTGCATTGATCGGCATGGTGTTGCTGCTGCCGGCGCTGTTCAGCTTTGGGGTGGATGCCTGGCTGCGTCGTCGTCACGGCGACTCGATGAGCGGGCGCGCGCAAGTGTTTCAACCAGCGCCATCGCGTTTGAGGGACGCCTGCTACCTGGCCATCGTGTTGCTGATCTGCGCGGTGTTGTTGCTGGTGTTCGGCATGGCGGTGTATTCCTCGCTGGTGAAATTCTGGCCGTACAACCTGTCGCTGTCCCTCAACCATTACCAGTTCGAAGACACGGCCGGCGGCGGCTGGCTGGCTTATCGCAACAGCCTGACCCTGGCCCTGTGCACCGCATTGATCGGCAGCGTGCTGATCTTCACCGGCGCCTACCTGATGGAAAAAACCAAGGGCCAGAAGGGCCTCAACCTGGCCCTGCGCATGCTCAGCTTCGTGCCGATGGCCGTGCCGGGCCTGGTGCTGGGCCTGGGCTACGTGTTCTTTTTCAACCTCAACGGCAACCCGCTGCATGTGTTCTACGGGACCATGACCCTGCTGGTGGTGTGCACCATTGCGCATTATTTGACCACTGCACAAATGACCGCGACTACCGCACTGCGCCAGCTCGACGCCGAGTTCGAAGCCGCTGCGCTGTCGCTCAAGGCACCGCTGTACCGGCATTACCTGAAAGTGACGGTGCCGATCTGCCTGCCGGCGCTGCTGGATATCGTGCGCTATCTGTTCGTGTCGGCGATGACCACCGTGTCCGCCGCGATCTTCCTCTACAGCCCCGACACCATCCTCGCCGCCGTCGCCGTGTTGAACATGGACGACGCCGGCAATGTGGGCGGTGCGGCGGCGATGTCGACCCTGATCCTGTTCACGTCGGCCGGCGTCTCGCTGCTGCTGGCGTGGGCCTCACGTGGCGCACTGCGCCGCTCCCAAGCCTGGCGCCAGACCGCGCCCGGCCAATAA
- a CDS encoding putative 2-aminoethylphosphonate ABC transporter ATP-binding protein yields MNTALTQPGAPMKVRGIQKRFGAFTALDNVSLDVAAGELVCLLGPSGCGKTTLLRCIAGLERQDSGELYLGNRDVSRLPPQARDYGILFQSYALFPNLTVEANIGYGLTGSGRDEVRQRVGQMLELVGLVGSEKKYPGQLSGGQQQRVALARALAPAPSLLLLDEPMSALDARVREHLCTELRQLQRRLGITTLMVTHNQDEAMLMADRIAVMNNGKVEQYATPQEIYDRPATPFVAEFVGQGNWLPFSRNCASHAQVGGMNMRLADDAGVAKSGRLFCRPEAISVNPAVHEENLFPAKVREITFLGNRCRMSFELEQLPGHPLLAELAPEAMPRLGAQDIWVALPPRSLQVFA; encoded by the coding sequence ATGAACACAGCCCTGACCCAACCCGGCGCGCCCATGAAGGTGCGCGGTATCCAGAAACGCTTCGGCGCGTTTACCGCGCTGGATAACGTCTCGCTGGACGTCGCCGCCGGCGAGCTGGTGTGCCTGCTGGGCCCGTCCGGTTGCGGCAAGACCACCTTGCTGCGCTGCATCGCCGGCCTGGAACGCCAGGACAGTGGCGAGCTTTACCTGGGCAACCGCGATGTGTCCCGGCTGCCGCCACAGGCCCGGGACTACGGCATTTTGTTCCAGTCCTACGCGTTGTTTCCCAACCTCACCGTCGAAGCGAACATCGGCTACGGCCTCACCGGCAGTGGTCGCGATGAAGTGCGCCAGCGCGTCGGACAGATGCTTGAACTGGTCGGCCTGGTCGGCAGTGAAAAGAAATACCCCGGCCAGCTGTCTGGCGGCCAGCAGCAGCGCGTCGCTTTGGCGCGTGCCTTGGCGCCCGCGCCGTCGTTGTTGTTGCTGGATGAACCGATGTCGGCCCTCGACGCCCGCGTGCGTGAGCATCTGTGCACCGAGCTGCGCCAACTGCAACGGCGCCTGGGTATCACCACGCTGATGGTCACCCACAATCAGGACGAAGCCATGCTGATGGCCGACCGCATCGCCGTGATGAACAACGGCAAGGTCGAGCAATACGCCACGCCCCAGGAGATCTACGACCGTCCGGCCACGCCGTTCGTGGCGGAGTTTGTCGGCCAGGGCAATTGGCTGCCGTTCAGCCGCAACTGTGCCAGCCACGCCCAGGTCGGCGGGATGAACATGCGCCTGGCCGACGATGCCGGCGTGGCCAAGTCCGGCCGTCTGTTTTGTCGCCCGGAAGCGATCAGCGTCAACCCGGCGGTGCATGAAGAAAACCTGTTCCCGGCCAAGGTCCGCGAGATCACCTTCCTCGGCAACCGCTGCCGCATGAGCTTTGAGCTGGAGCAATTGCCCGGCCACCCGCTGCTCGCCGAACTGGCTCCGGAAGCCATGCCGCGCCTGGGCGCACAGGACATCTGGGTGGCCTTGCCGCCGCGCAGCCTGCAGGTGTTTGCCTGA
- a CDS encoding LysR family transcriptional regulator, with the protein MLSAELKAFFMVARLGSITQAAKKLGLSQPTVTTQIRNLESQYGVELFYRGGRRLTVSDEGARLLPMVKALLQQEADIEFFLRNNGQVQGALRIAATAPYYILDLVKAFRERLPQVEVSVEIGNSQQVLEALDDYRVDVAASSQLLEDPRLIRRVLGTDPLVLAVHCNHPLAKLDHVPLSALAGHTLLMREAGSTTRRLTEELLQSANVSYGPLLEIGSRESIREAVLRNIGISIIARQEVPHDPQLRVLTIENAPQIPEYLYCLKERKSARLPAAFLGLAQEMSPL; encoded by the coding sequence GTGCTGAGCGCCGAGTTAAAGGCTTTTTTCATGGTCGCCCGCCTGGGCAGCATTACCCAGGCGGCGAAAAAACTCGGCCTGAGCCAACCCACGGTCACCACCCAGATCCGTAACCTGGAAAGCCAATACGGTGTTGAGCTGTTCTACCGTGGCGGCCGTCGCCTCACCGTCAGCGACGAGGGCGCGCGGCTGCTGCCGATGGTCAAGGCGCTGTTGCAGCAGGAAGCCGACATCGAGTTCTTCCTGCGCAACAACGGCCAGGTCCAAGGCGCACTGAGAATTGCCGCGACGGCGCCGTACTACATCCTCGACCTGGTCAAAGCCTTTCGTGAACGCCTGCCGCAGGTGGAGGTATCGGTGGAAATCGGCAACTCCCAGCAGGTGCTCGAAGCCTTGGACGACTACCGCGTCGACGTCGCCGCCTCCTCGCAACTGCTGGAAGACCCACGCCTGATTCGCCGTGTGCTGGGCACCGACCCGCTGGTGCTGGCGGTGCATTGCAACCATCCGTTGGCCAAGCTCGACCATGTGCCGCTGAGCGCTTTGGCCGGGCACACCTTGCTGATGCGTGAAGCAGGCTCAACTACGCGGCGCCTGACTGAAGAACTCTTGCAAAGCGCCAACGTGAGCTATGGCCCGTTGCTGGAGATTGGCAGCCGTGAGTCGATCCGTGAGGCGGTGTTGCGCAACATTGGCATCAGCATCATTGCGCGGCAGGAAGTGCCCCATGACCCGCAATTGCGCGTGCTGACTATCGAGAACGCGCCGCAGATTCCGGAGTATCTGTACTGCCTCAAAGAACGAAAAAGTGCTCGCCTGCCGGCGGCGTTTCTGGGGTTGGCGCAGGAAATGTCGCCGCTCTGA